Proteins encoded within one genomic window of Methanosarcina barkeri str. Wiesmoor:
- a CDS encoding glycosyltransferase family 4 protein has translation MLFLDMVRPLSLADGSLIHRYELVSNLARLDNEIHIFTVGKTSFSSVTNVHSHYVPPGNFFSLTVNYFRNSIYLLGSENFDVLYTRNPNFGFLAGVFCKSRCKRIIYELNGIPEDEKNLFRKKSEGDKFSHPKKRSSFSNRYVSAHSRLKLFILKKALGFSDRIIAVTPGIKVNLEKDYKIPGEKIVVVSNGANTSLFRPLEQETCRRKLGLDLEIPFVCFVGNLAPWQGVEYLIKAAPFILSRFPECRFLIVGDGVMKNDLIKLSRELGVENRFIFTGVIAYDRVSLYINASDICTAPFIFARNEKIGLSPLKLYEYMACGKPVVASNISGVFEVLEISEGGIPVLPENPSALAECILKLLENPDLRMKLGSKGLSYVTENYSWYSVAKKVNEVCKSEIEAKK, from the coding sequence ATGCTTTTTCTTGATATGGTAAGGCCCCTTTCTCTTGCTGATGGCTCGCTTATCCACAGATACGAGCTTGTTAGCAATCTTGCCAGACTTGACAATGAGATCCATATTTTTACCGTTGGCAAGACTTCCTTTTCGAGCGTGACCAATGTTCACAGCCATTATGTCCCTCCTGGGAATTTCTTTTCACTTACTGTCAACTATTTCAGAAACTCCATATACCTTCTGGGCTCCGAAAATTTTGATGTGCTATATACTCGCAATCCCAATTTTGGCTTTCTTGCCGGGGTCTTCTGTAAAAGCAGATGCAAAAGAATTATTTATGAATTAAATGGAATTCCTGAAGACGAAAAGAATCTCTTCAGGAAAAAATCCGAAGGAGATAAATTCTCGCATCCCAAAAAAAGAAGTAGTTTCTCAAACCGATATGTCTCTGCACATTCCAGGCTAAAATTGTTTATTCTCAAGAAAGCTCTCGGGTTTTCGGACAGAATTATTGCTGTGACTCCCGGAATAAAAGTAAATCTTGAGAAGGACTATAAAATCCCTGGAGAAAAAATAGTCGTTGTTTCCAATGGGGCCAACACTTCTCTTTTCCGGCCTCTGGAACAGGAAACCTGCAGAAGAAAACTTGGTCTGGATCTTGAAATTCCTTTCGTATGCTTTGTGGGTAATCTAGCTCCCTGGCAGGGTGTCGAGTATCTAATAAAGGCAGCTCCATTCATACTTTCCAGATTTCCGGAATGCCGCTTTTTGATTGTCGGAGACGGGGTCATGAAAAACGATCTTATAAAACTTTCCCGGGAACTCGGAGTTGAGAACAGGTTCATTTTTACGGGTGTGATTGCCTACGATCGCGTATCTCTCTACATTAATGCCAGCGATATCTGTACCGCTCCTTTTATATTTGCCAGAAACGAAAAAATAGGCCTATCTCCTTTGAAGTTATATGAATACATGGCTTGCGGAAAACCTGTAGTTGCAAGCAATATAAGTGGCGTATTCGAGGTACTTGAGATTTCAGAAGGGGGAATTCCTGTCCTTCCTGAAAACCCGAGCGCTCTTGCAGAATGCATATTAAAGCTGCTTGAAAATCCCGATTTAAGAATGAAATTGGGTTCAAAAGGTTTAAGTTATGTTACTGAAAATTACAGCTGGTACAGCGTTGCGAAAAAGGTTAACGAAGTCTGCAAATCAGAAATTGAGGCCAAAAAATAA
- a CDS encoding DUF354 domain-containing protein — protein sequence MRVLVDIGHPAHVHFFKNTIWSLEKKGHQVMVVSRDKDVVIELLNAYGIPHTVLSKVKPGKINLLEEWFIREFKTFKITQQFDPDLFIGILSPAVAQVAWIQRKKSIIFNDTEHALLAQKLTYPFCNIICTPSCYLKNEGRKQIRYSGYHELAYLHPSYFTPRPETLKDLGVEEGEPFTILRFVSWGAHHDVGQHGIKDKVALVQEAEKFGKVFITSEGPLEKEFEKYRVWVSPEKIHHLLYYATLYVGEGATMAVESAILGTPSIYISTLAGTMGNFSELERKYGLLFNYSDSQSAIIKITELFKDSELKKSWGLKRAALLRDKINVTEFMVKLIENLPEKKSGFSLSSVSDESYV from the coding sequence TTGAGAGTTCTTGTCGATATAGGGCATCCAGCCCATGTTCATTTTTTTAAAAACACTATATGGAGTCTTGAGAAAAAAGGGCATCAAGTAATGGTAGTTTCGCGAGACAAGGATGTAGTAATAGAGCTCTTGAACGCCTACGGAATTCCGCATACGGTTTTGAGTAAAGTAAAACCAGGAAAGATTAATTTGCTTGAAGAATGGTTCATAAGAGAGTTTAAAACTTTTAAAATTACCCAGCAATTTGATCCTGACCTTTTTATAGGTATCCTTTCTCCAGCTGTAGCTCAGGTAGCCTGGATACAGCGGAAAAAATCCATAATTTTTAACGACACCGAACACGCATTACTGGCCCAGAAGTTAACCTATCCCTTCTGTAACATAATCTGCACCCCTTCATGCTATCTAAAAAATGAAGGACGAAAACAGATAAGGTATAGTGGATATCATGAACTGGCTTATCTTCATCCATCTTATTTTACTCCCCGTCCTGAGACCCTGAAAGACCTCGGGGTAGAGGAGGGGGAGCCTTTTACAATCCTTCGCTTTGTTTCATGGGGTGCGCATCACGATGTCGGCCAGCATGGAATTAAAGATAAAGTAGCACTTGTCCAGGAAGCCGAAAAATTCGGAAAAGTATTCATAACTTCAGAAGGCCCTCTGGAAAAAGAGTTTGAGAAGTATAGAGTATGGGTTTCTCCAGAAAAAATTCACCATTTGCTCTATTATGCCACTCTATATGTGGGTGAGGGGGCAACGATGGCTGTTGAGAGTGCAATCCTGGGAACTCCATCAATCTATATTTCCACTCTTGCAGGAACTATGGGAAATTTTTCTGAACTTGAGAGGAAGTACGGTTTGCTTTTTAATTACAGTGATTCGCAATCTGCCATAATAAAAATCACAGAACTTTTCAAAGATTCGGAACTTAAGAAAAGCTGGGGTCTTAAAAGGGCTGCCCTTCTCAGGGATAAAATCAATGTTACCGAGTTCATGGTCAAGCTTATAGAAAATCTTCCTGAAAAAAAATCTGGATTTTCTTTATCTTCGGTTTCGGATGAGTCTTATGTATAA
- a CDS encoding polysaccharide deacetylase family protein, whose translation MIKKVEQNKELWELFTKKEEYDPILLDKYGRFSYYLSSQRNVFEPEVSSFLIKNGLNPEYPEGKKFAVCLTHDIDFVCPGMLNTAARTIKALKKGQFAQASILPFSRINKTWSPLWNFRQIMELEENYGSKFTFYFLTLDPGNEDYTFNIEELEGELGHISDHGWEVGLHGGHEAYNNPIEIKSKKQKLEKALKKEVIGYRNHYLRFKTPKTWEFLADAGFSYDSTFGYHDCAGFRNGMCHPFSPYNLNTGKEIGILEIPLSIMDTTLFNQMHLDFNQAWKFTEKLIDTVECHRGVLTVLWHNTYMQGNYLEFYKKILQCCIEKGAWAASGAEICRWWKNNIKVKTG comes from the coding sequence TTGATCAAAAAAGTGGAACAAAATAAAGAGCTGTGGGAGCTGTTTACAAAAAAAGAAGAGTACGACCCTATCCTTTTAGATAAATACGGAAGATTTTCCTATTATTTAAGCAGTCAAAGAAATGTTTTTGAGCCTGAAGTCTCGAGTTTTCTGATAAAAAACGGCCTGAATCCCGAATATCCTGAAGGAAAAAAATTTGCTGTATGCCTTACTCATGACATTGATTTTGTATGTCCTGGAATGTTAAATACTGCAGCCAGAACCATAAAAGCTCTTAAAAAGGGGCAGTTTGCACAGGCCTCTATCCTTCCATTTTCAAGAATAAATAAAACCTGGAGCCCTTTATGGAATTTTAGGCAAATTATGGAACTGGAAGAAAATTACGGATCGAAGTTCACTTTTTATTTCCTGACCCTTGATCCGGGGAATGAAGATTACACTTTCAATATTGAGGAACTGGAAGGAGAACTTGGTCATATTTCGGACCACGGATGGGAGGTAGGACTCCATGGGGGACATGAAGCTTATAACAATCCGATCGAAATCAAAAGTAAAAAACAAAAATTGGAAAAAGCATTGAAGAAAGAGGTCATTGGTTACAGAAATCATTATTTACGGTTTAAAACTCCCAAAACCTGGGAGTTTCTTGCAGATGCGGGTTTCAGCTATGACTCCACTTTCGGATACCATGATTGTGCGGGCTTCAGGAATGGAATGTGCCACCCTTTCAGTCCATATAACCTTAACACAGGAAAAGAAATTGGTATCCTCGAAATCCCTCTAAGTATAATGGATACTACTCTTTTCAATCAGATGCATCTTGACTTCAATCAGGCGTGGAAGTTTACGGAAAAGCTCATTGATACAGTTGAATGCCATAGAGGAGTACTTACAGTTCTTTGGCATAATACATATATGCAGGGAAATTACCTGGAGTTTTACAAAAAAATACTTCAATGCTGCATCGAAAAGGGGGCTTGGGCGGCATCGGGGGCTGAAATATGCAGATGGTGGAAGAATAATATTAAAGTTAAGACGGGCTGA
- a CDS encoding UDP-glucose/GDP-mannose dehydrogenase family protein, producing MKISVIGSGYVGSVTAACFAEVGHEVVCVDIDKKKMDQINSGIPPIYEEGLGELLQKYAGKSLTATTDYEFAIKNTDISFICVGTPSAEDGSIDLSIVRAATASIGAVLAKKEGYHVVVVKSTVVPETTEKFVLPILEETSGKIAGKNFGVAMNPEFLREGKAVYDFMHPDKIVVGAIDQKSGDLVSELYRTFKCEVTRTSLSTAEMIKYANNSLLATKISFANEIGNICKRLNVDTYEVMKAVGKDSRISPKFLNSGAGFGGSCFPKDVKALIGKAKEIGYSPVLLESVIGVNEKQPILMTEILQKKIGSLEGKKVAVLGLAFKNDTDDIRESRSIPIIAELLRLGAEVSAYDPMAIENMKRIFPTIEYSGKAKDALEGADACLVMTEWSEFKQLDSEFEVMKEKIVVDGRRIIKAKNIDYEGLCW from the coding sequence ATGAAAATTTCCGTTATAGGGTCAGGATATGTGGGCTCGGTCACAGCCGCATGTTTTGCAGAAGTCGGGCATGAAGTAGTCTGTGTAGATATCGACAAGAAAAAGATGGATCAAATAAATTCAGGCATTCCCCCGATCTATGAAGAGGGACTTGGAGAGCTTTTGCAAAAATATGCAGGAAAAAGTCTCACTGCAACCACTGACTATGAATTTGCAATCAAGAATACGGACATTTCCTTTATCTGCGTAGGAACTCCTTCCGCAGAAGATGGGAGTATAGACCTTTCAATTGTTCGTGCAGCAACAGCAAGTATAGGGGCAGTACTGGCAAAGAAAGAAGGCTACCATGTAGTAGTTGTTAAAAGCACAGTTGTGCCCGAGACAACTGAAAAATTTGTCCTTCCTATCCTTGAAGAAACTTCAGGAAAGATAGCCGGAAAAAACTTTGGAGTTGCAATGAATCCCGAATTCCTCAGAGAAGGGAAGGCCGTCTACGACTTCATGCATCCTGATAAAATAGTTGTTGGAGCAATTGACCAGAAATCAGGAGATCTTGTCTCAGAACTTTACCGGACCTTTAAATGTGAAGTCACCCGCACGAGTCTATCAACAGCGGAAATGATCAAATATGCAAATAACTCTCTTCTAGCAACTAAAATATCCTTTGCTAATGAGATTGGCAACATTTGCAAACGGTTAAACGTTGATACCTACGAGGTTATGAAAGCGGTAGGTAAGGATTCCAGGATATCCCCAAAGTTTTTGAATTCAGGAGCAGGATTTGGAGGGTCTTGTTTCCCAAAAGATGTAAAAGCACTTATAGGAAAGGCAAAAGAAATAGGATATTCTCCAGTGCTTCTGGAATCCGTAATTGGAGTAAACGAAAAACAGCCAATTCTTATGACCGAAATACTACAGAAGAAAATAGGAAGCCTTGAGGGTAAAAAAGTTGCAGTCCTTGGGCTTGCTTTTAAAAATGATACGGATGATATAAGGGAGTCTAGATCTATCCCTATCATTGCTGAACTTCTAAGACTAGGAGCAGAGGTTTCGGCTTACGACCCAATGGCAATCGAGAATATGAAGCGAATCTTTCCAACAATTGAATACTCCGGGAAAGCTAAAGATGCTCTTGAAGGTGCTGACGCCTGCCTTGTAATGACAGAATGGAGTGAGTTCAAGCAACTTGACTCTGAATTTGAAGTCATGAAAGAAAAGATAGTAGTTGATGGAAGGCGGATAATTAAAGCGAAAAATATAGATTATGAGGGTCTCTGCTGGTAA
- a CDS encoding glycosyltransferase family 2 protein, with amino-acid sequence MEKKSTGGGQIGAELKGKYLLVTPAKNEEQNLPEVSKAVIEQELKPELWIIVDDGSTDETPSILEGLRSNWPWIRSIRLPPRPRDITFHYSYVCKQGFDYALEYCRENNIEFEYIGLLDADTVLEENYFGKLLAEFKKDNSLGIVSGGVYYDTNGKLSLEVTAKNLPRGTGRIWKKECFFETGGYQVEPSPDSISNIKALLRGWRLMQYTEAVQVQKRKTSAANGLWNGYLKNGWMAYYLGKNYFMTLLNVFHLSLKSPYYTGIAYCWGYFGSVIKRENKIQDPEVRAYYRNQGFGGLLSRISSNFDQNSRNVKEKKQ; translated from the coding sequence GTGGAGAAGAAATCTACAGGTGGTGGGCAGATAGGAGCTGAATTAAAAGGAAAGTATCTGCTGGTTACGCCTGCAAAGAATGAAGAACAAAATCTTCCCGAAGTTTCGAAGGCTGTAATCGAACAAGAATTAAAACCGGAGTTATGGATTATAGTCGATGATGGAAGTACGGATGAAACACCAAGTATTCTCGAAGGCCTGCGGTCAAACTGGCCCTGGATTCGGAGTATAAGATTACCTCCAAGACCAAGAGACATTACTTTTCACTACAGTTATGTCTGCAAACAGGGCTTTGACTATGCTCTTGAGTATTGTAGGGAAAATAATATTGAATTCGAGTATATAGGCCTTCTTGATGCTGATACGGTGCTTGAAGAAAATTATTTTGGAAAACTTCTGGCTGAGTTTAAAAAGGATAATTCTCTCGGAATTGTAAGTGGGGGGGTATATTATGATACTAACGGAAAACTTTCCCTGGAAGTAACTGCAAAAAACCTTCCTCGAGGCACAGGAAGGATCTGGAAGAAAGAGTGCTTCTTCGAGACTGGCGGTTATCAGGTTGAGCCGTCCCCAGATTCAATTTCTAATATAAAAGCTCTCTTGCGAGGCTGGCGGCTCATGCAGTATACTGAGGCAGTCCAGGTCCAGAAGCGTAAAACGAGTGCTGCTAACGGACTCTGGAATGGATATCTCAAAAACGGATGGATGGCTTATTACCTTGGCAAAAACTATTTCATGACCCTCTTAAACGTATTTCATCTTTCCCTGAAGTCTCCCTACTATACAGGAATTGCCTACTGTTGGGGGTATTTTGGTTCGGTGATTAAAAGAGAGAATAAAATCCAGGACCCTGAAGTAAGGGCTTACTACAGAAACCAGGGATTTGGAGGACTGTTATCCAGAATCTCAAGTAATTTTGATCAGAATTCAAGAAATGTAAAGGAGAAGAAGCAGTGA
- a CDS encoding polysaccharide deacetylase family protein encodes MYKLLMENQNIWDLFTRKEEYYPEKMDEHQRFLFSEKDLRNASDPEVSRYLMENKMHVKFPENKSFAVCLTHDVDDIYPPLSHSLLSSAYSLKQLNFKDSAAQLLWKLRGIDYSPYLNFSKIMDIEASFEAKSSFYFITAEADPIRFRYNIEDIEHHLGEVLDRGWEIGLHGGYYSYDSPEKIKKEKERLEAVLGKKVIGFRNHYLRFKTPDSWEILADAGFSYDSTFGHRYSVGFRNGMCHPFSPYNLKTEKEIDILEIPLIVMDAALFATSKSYEEAWERTKNLIDTTAGLNGVITLLWHNFAFSCNFRKDWVRMYEKVLQYCSGKGAWMTSGEEIYRWWADRS; translated from the coding sequence ATGTATAAATTGCTAATGGAAAACCAGAATATTTGGGATCTTTTCACCCGAAAAGAAGAATATTATCCCGAAAAGATGGATGAACACCAGCGTTTTCTTTTCTCTGAAAAAGATCTACGAAATGCCTCTGATCCCGAGGTCTCCAGGTATCTTATGGAAAATAAGATGCATGTCAAGTTCCCCGAAAATAAATCATTTGCCGTTTGTTTGACTCATGATGTAGACGATATTTATCCACCTCTTTCCCATAGCTTGTTGTCATCAGCTTACAGCCTTAAACAGTTAAATTTCAAGGATTCTGCAGCTCAGTTACTGTGGAAATTGAGGGGAATAGACTACTCTCCTTACCTTAATTTTTCTAAAATTATGGATATTGAAGCTAGTTTTGAAGCAAAGTCCTCTTTTTACTTCATTACTGCAGAAGCCGATCCAATAAGATTCCGATATAATATAGAAGACATAGAACATCATCTGGGAGAAGTTTTAGATAGAGGATGGGAGATTGGTCTTCACGGAGGTTACTATTCATACGATAGCCCAGAAAAAATAAAAAAAGAAAAAGAAAGACTTGAAGCAGTTCTGGGTAAAAAAGTAATAGGTTTTCGCAATCATTACCTCCGATTCAAAACTCCAGACTCCTGGGAAATACTTGCAGATGCCGGTTTTAGCTATGACTCCACTTTCGGGCATAGATACTCAGTCGGCTTCAGGAATGGAATGTGCCACCCTTTCAGTCCATATAACCTTAAAACAGAAAAAGAAATTGATATCCTCGAAATTCCACTTATCGTTATGGACGCTGCTCTTTTTGCTACTTCAAAATCTTATGAGGAAGCCTGGGAACGCACAAAAAATCTAATTGATACTACAGCAGGCCTCAACGGTGTTATTACCCTGCTGTGGCATAATTTCGCGTTCAGTTGCAATTTTCGAAAAGACTGGGTGAGGATGTATGAGAAGGTGCTTCAGTACTGCTCCGGAAAAGGGGCATGGATGACAAGTGGAGAAGAAATCTACAGGTGGTGGGCAGATAGGAGCTGA
- a CDS encoding GNAT family N-acetyltransferase → MDEIEVRELAPSEYNEWDLLVEKAQPGTLFHTSEWLGICRDALSKELRIYGCFRKGELVGGCPLFVKNIKGALKVANSTCNMTSYSGPLIKESNSSKASKRVQEVHDILNPLREFLCKQGFDSIHLTFAPGFKDVRPFTWYGWDSTVHYTHYLNLNEDVDNNISRKIRRELKTANEAGLKTRVWNDPETYYHLLSMVYEKQKLAPPLPRGFFERVFKLIQEKDIGYMFVTETPEGEAIAAHLNLYGKKCTVTWTSALNPDFGRLGPNALLYYNEFLDLKSRNFEYMNVMAANISRFADFIMGFSPELIPYYSVTLESKKYSIAKTMYKITHKETY, encoded by the coding sequence ATGGACGAAATCGAAGTTAGAGAATTAGCGCCATCTGAATATAATGAATGGGATTTGCTCGTAGAAAAAGCTCAGCCTGGTACACTCTTTCATACCAGTGAATGGCTTGGAATTTGTAGGGATGCCCTATCGAAGGAGCTTAGAATTTATGGTTGTTTCAGAAAAGGCGAGCTTGTGGGAGGGTGCCCTCTTTTTGTTAAAAATATCAAAGGAGCTTTGAAAGTAGCGAATTCTACCTGTAATATGACCAGCTACAGCGGCCCTCTTATAAAAGAGAGTAATAGCTCCAAAGCAAGTAAACGGGTACAGGAAGTTCACGACATTCTTAATCCTCTAAGGGAATTCCTTTGTAAGCAGGGATTTGACAGTATTCACCTTACGTTCGCTCCAGGTTTTAAAGATGTAAGGCCTTTTACGTGGTACGGATGGGACTCCACTGTGCACTATACCCATTATTTGAATCTGAACGAAGATGTAGATAATAACATTTCAAGAAAGATTCGAAGAGAACTTAAAACGGCAAATGAGGCAGGACTTAAAACCAGGGTATGGAACGATCCTGAAACATATTATCATTTGCTCTCAATGGTCTACGAAAAACAGAAATTAGCCCCTCCCCTTCCCAGAGGGTTTTTCGAAAGAGTGTTTAAACTGATTCAGGAAAAAGATATTGGCTATATGTTTGTCACGGAGACTCCTGAGGGTGAAGCTATTGCAGCTCACTTAAATCTATATGGAAAGAAGTGCACTGTAACCTGGACTTCAGCCCTGAACCCGGATTTTGGCCGTTTGGGTCCTAACGCTCTTCTGTATTATAACGAGTTTCTTGACCTGAAATCCCGAAATTTCGAGTATATGAACGTAATGGCAGCAAACATTTCCAGGTTTGCGGATTTCATTATGGGCTTTTCTCCTGAGCTAATTCCTTATTATAGCGTGACTCTAGAGAGCAAAAAATATTCAATCGCAAAAACCATGTATAAAATTACTCACAAAGAAACTTACTGA
- a CDS encoding glycosyltransferase has product MGLFSALTLGLNSLISDPISIVSSPSQLTDRLLQHEFTVLIPAQNEETSIGSKVLIAASYADRVLVLDKGSTDRTMEVAALGGARVVPVSGGEEELLDVLYKASLDSELVVLIYPECMQDIDLLSHVLEPLRRGFDLSVGSWPCRISCEQETVMLFNGKNTFKEKIGFLAITADSLQKISSGKQHLTLKSLLSAAKTEGLKVNYLSFDVDPIFRKLESTRIGVVVPAYNEELLIGETLSGIPEYVDRIYVIDDGSIDRTGEIVKKFGDSRIVYLRHEVNKGVGAGIIDGYKLALRDEMDIVAVMAGDNQMDPIQLPRLIFPIIEGKADYTKGNRLLTDDFRAGMSKWRSLGNLLLSFITKIGSGYWQVMDPQNGYTAISRQALEVIDLDSVYPYYGYCNDLLIKLNAFGMRVMDVVMPARYGRERSKIHYGKFIRKVAPMIFRGFLWRLRVKYTVLDFHPLVLFYFLGMVALPVGVILGIWGFLQILLQNSLPSYYPLLGFLVLGTGLQMLLFGMLFDMQVEKKRNERVGLAR; this is encoded by the coding sequence TTGGGTTTGTTTTCAGCCCTTACACTTGGACTTAATTCTCTAATCTCTGATCCTATTAGCATAGTATCTTCGCCATCTCAACTTACCGATAGGCTGCTCCAGCATGAATTTACCGTCTTGATTCCAGCTCAGAACGAGGAAACTTCAATTGGAAGCAAAGTATTGATTGCGGCAAGTTACGCAGACCGTGTACTTGTTCTTGACAAAGGTTCTACCGATCGAACTATGGAAGTAGCTGCTTTGGGAGGGGCACGAGTTGTTCCTGTCTCCGGTGGGGAGGAGGAACTACTTGATGTCCTCTACAAGGCCTCTCTTGATTCTGAACTTGTGGTTCTTATCTATCCGGAATGTATGCAGGATATAGATCTGCTTTCTCATGTCCTTGAGCCTTTAAGACGCGGGTTTGACCTATCTGTGGGTTCGTGGCCCTGCCGCATTTCTTGTGAGCAGGAAACAGTAATGCTCTTTAATGGGAAAAATACTTTCAAGGAAAAAATAGGCTTTCTTGCAATAACTGCAGACTCACTACAGAAAATCAGTTCAGGCAAACAGCATTTAACTTTAAAGTCTTTGCTTTCTGCAGCGAAAACCGAAGGACTTAAGGTTAACTATCTGAGTTTTGATGTAGATCCTATATTCAGGAAGCTTGAGAGCACACGTATTGGAGTTGTTGTGCCTGCTTATAATGAGGAATTACTTATAGGTGAGACTCTAAGCGGTATTCCTGAATATGTGGACCGAATTTACGTAATCGATGACGGTAGTATAGATCGAACAGGAGAAATTGTAAAAAAGTTCGGAGACTCCAGAATCGTCTATTTGCGCCATGAAGTAAACAAAGGAGTAGGCGCAGGAATAATTGACGGATATAAACTTGCTCTGAGAGACGAGATGGACATCGTTGCGGTTATGGCTGGAGATAATCAGATGGATCCTATTCAACTTCCCAGGTTGATTTTTCCAATCATTGAGGGGAAAGCTGATTATACAAAAGGCAACAGATTACTCACTGACGATTTTAGGGCCGGAATGAGCAAATGGAGATCTCTTGGAAATCTTCTTCTCAGCTTTATCACAAAAATAGGCAGCGGTTACTGGCAAGTTATGGATCCTCAGAATGGATATACAGCTATTTCCAGGCAGGCCCTAGAGGTTATTGATCTGGATTCAGTCTATCCTTATTATGGCTATTGTAACGATCTGTTGATCAAGCTTAATGCCTTTGGAATGAGAGTAATGGATGTAGTAATGCCCGCTCGGTATGGTAGAGAGAGATCAAAGATTCACTACGGTAAGTTTATTCGCAAAGTAGCTCCCATGATCTTTAGAGGTTTTCTATGGAGGCTTAGGGTCAAATATACAGTGCTGGACTTCCATCCACTTGTACTATTTTATTTCCTTGGAATGGTTGCCTTGCCTGTTGGTGTTATTTTAGGAATATGGGGCTTTTTGCAAATCTTGTTGCAAAATTCCCTCCCTTCCTACTATCCTCTGCTTGGTTTCCTTGTATTGGGCACGGGGCTTCAGATGCTTCTCTTTGGAATGCTTTTCGATATGCAGGTTGAAAAGAAAAGGAATGAAAGAGTAGGGCTTGCTCGTTAA
- a CDS encoding lipopolysaccharide biosynthesis protein, giving the protein MSNFIGNVLKLVSGSVAAQILGILLVPIVTRIYSPDDMGVFQLFVAVSGILVIFSTFSYQFAIMLPKSEEDSANVFFLSSILVTFISILIAVAVIIFPEDIEHIIEYIFHTKGSSKYLIYLPVIVFFNGLFFVQNYWLSRKLRFGVIAGSRVLNALSAKLLQLIPFWTASPLGLIVGYTLGYGLADLSMLRGVREDFKVFRKISVKKMKEVAIEYKNFPLFSSWSTLANTISPQVPTFLLAYFYSTSVVGYFSLANQVVNMPMGLVGTAIQQVFFQKISEVKNGNSSGDMKAIVSEVYKKLILIGIFPMILLLILGEEIFTFAFGKNWYVAGTYVKILVPFIFLVFLALPISTLYSVFEKQKVWFTYSTALLISRFVALAIGGIYAKSAEFSLCLFSFTGVIFALWNNAYLLNLVGISKRKSLEILVKYTAIGAVISIPVILLETLSANFYIIMLAAIIITPIYYGIALRDDPTFKKIFSAFLVNIKNRT; this is encoded by the coding sequence ATGTCAAACTTTATCGGTAATGTGTTAAAACTTGTATCAGGAAGTGTCGCTGCACAGATTCTGGGTATACTTCTTGTACCAATAGTTACTAGAATTTACAGCCCTGACGATATGGGAGTCTTTCAGCTTTTTGTGGCAGTATCAGGCATACTGGTAATTTTCTCTACTTTTTCATATCAGTTTGCTATTATGTTACCAAAGTCCGAAGAGGATTCCGCAAATGTGTTTTTCCTTTCCTCGATTTTAGTCACTTTTATTTCCATACTCATAGCTGTAGCAGTGATAATCTTTCCAGAGGATATTGAGCATATTATTGAGTATATATTTCATACGAAAGGATCCTCAAAATATTTAATTTATCTTCCTGTAATAGTATTCTTTAATGGTCTTTTTTTCGTGCAGAATTACTGGCTTTCAAGAAAACTACGTTTTGGAGTTATTGCAGGGTCCAGAGTTCTAAATGCTTTATCGGCCAAATTGCTTCAGTTAATTCCTTTCTGGACTGCATCGCCTTTGGGCCTAATAGTAGGTTATACCCTTGGATATGGACTTGCAGACCTTTCCATGCTCAGAGGTGTAAGAGAAGACTTTAAGGTCTTCAGGAAAATATCAGTTAAAAAAATGAAAGAGGTGGCAATTGAATATAAAAATTTTCCTTTATTTAGTTCATGGTCTACACTTGCAAATACGATTTCTCCACAGGTGCCTACCTTCTTGCTCGCATATTTTTACAGCACAAGCGTTGTCGGATATTTTTCACTTGCAAATCAAGTAGTAAATATGCCCATGGGACTTGTTGGAACCGCTATACAACAGGTTTTCTTCCAGAAAATCAGTGAGGTGAAAAATGGGAATTCAAGCGGCGATATGAAAGCTATTGTAAGCGAAGTTTACAAAAAGCTAATTTTAATAGGAATATTCCCTATGATCCTCCTGTTAATTCTGGGAGAAGAAATATTTACGTTTGCTTTTGGAAAAAACTGGTATGTAGCAGGCACTTATGTAAAAATCCTTGTTCCATTCATATTCCTTGTTTTCCTTGCCTTGCCTATTTCAACTCTCTACAGTGTATTTGAAAAGCAAAAAGTCTGGTTTACTTACAGTACGGCTCTTTTAATTTCAAGGTTCGTAGCACTTGCTATAGGAGGAATTTATGCAAAAAGTGCTGAGTTTTCCCTTTGCTTGTTTAGTTTCACAGGAGTTATATTTGCTCTCTGGAATAATGCATATTTGCTTAATCTTGTAGGAATCAGTAAAAGGAAAAGCCTGGAAATCCTCGTTAAATATACAGCAATTGGGGCAGTTATCTCAATCCCAGTGATTCTACTAGAAACGCTCTCTGCGAATTTTTATATCATTATGCTTGCAGCTATTATCATAACCCCTATCTATTATGGGATAGCTCTTCGTGACGATCCTACGTTCAAGAAGATATTTTCGGCCTTTCTTGTGAATATAAAAAATAGAACCTGA